In Anopheles gambiae chromosome 2, idAnoGambNW_F1_1, whole genome shotgun sequence, a single window of DNA contains:
- the LOC1273034 gene encoding uncharacterized protein LOC1273034 isoform X2 has product MAKVCFLCKSSEDDELLFGKFYTKWRLSVHYYCLLLSSNLVQNGVNDTVGIFGFLEQDIRKENERTKKCRCYICKEMHANVSCCSKKCLRTFHTVCGIKNRCLSHYTDTFQSWCASHIPVERDAQPHTAEEPCSICYDEMGQYDRITSIRAPCCRNGWFHQRCVAQYAQSAGYFFKCPLCNNEDTFLPEIPRRGVFVPERDAAWELEPNAFQEQLVRPTACDSEDCKCEQGRSVDSHEWRLVICGSCGSTCRHRQCMEATPELTRAYVCQLCRPILGERVSLVEDSDDDSSEDETVASGSSSSASQFDKVRPAKELSRPGSGESGVHCSSSSDEALVAVCRRARRNVATIASDGSDSEHSDASSVQLRRFVQQNTGKRVRRLLSDESDEGTSNPMGVEEDGKDPSEAGQLSKSGTSKHLKTDTKPTSALALSVDRSPAGRVYETSGVSAAPHPDVVSIDSTSESSIGIRKPKRANGRRRSLSTSSDDTHDTRSEDGSHVSEDLDDLPLSIFRQKMRGNKTKPLQKLYKPSRRRSSLGPERTTKLSVDTGCNKPEDAKHTNHSNASSNNDDDGRRTRQLSRRLSLNDAGKQRSTSESSSEILPRKRAIARRPRLDSSSEQSEKQAAVPDETTSSKAPRSKRRRLSREQQRHRPRIISPPSTPPSLASETTSQQSDTGSTTGGADASEDLKHTTTPTSSSSHPTPASVGSTPNRQQHQQSILKFVNCSARKTTPASRSDGSTEETISPPRMKQTGGSGSSDPGKAESGTKKQGSPAEGGKRAIAVKRTRSATDPPKRSRTTTEDTDGKQLNDSNGTLQGPTTSKATAANKAKKDKAQNNILNYFNRC; this is encoded by the exons ATGGCGAAGGTTTGTTTTCTGTGCAAAAGCAGCGAGGACGATGAGCTGCTGTTCGGCAAGTTCTACACCAAATGGAGACTGTCCGTGCATTATTATTGCTTG CTGCTGTCGTCTAATCTGGTGCAGAACGGTGTGAACGATACGGTCGGCATCTTTGGCTTTCTCGAGCAGGACATCCGGAAGGAGAACGAACGGACGAAGAAATGCCGCTGCTACATCTGCAAGGAGATGCACGCGAACGTGTCCTGCTGCTCGAAGAAATGCTTGCGCACGTTTCACACGGTCTGCGGCATCAAGAACCGCTGTCTGTCCCACTACACGGACACGTTCCAGTCGTGGTGCGCCTCCCATATACCGGTCGAGCGCGACGCCCAGCCGCACACGGCCGAGGAACCGTGCTCGATATGCTACGACGAGATGGGGCAGTACGATCGGATCACCTCCATCCGGGCGCCGTGCTGCCGGAACGGGTGGTTCCACCAGCGCTGCGTCGCACAGTACGCCCAATCGGCCGGGTACTTCTTCAAGTGTCCGCTGTGCAACAACGAGGACACATTCTTGCCCGAGATTCCACGGCGCGGTGTGTTTGTACCTGAGCGCGATGCGGCCTGGGAGCTGGAACCGAACGCGTTCCAGGAGCAGCTGGTGCGGCCGACTGCATGCGACTCGGAAGATTGTAAATGCGAGCAAGGGCGCAGCGTGGACAGCCACGAGTGGCGGCTGGTGATATGTGGGTCGTGCGGCTCCACCTGCCGCCACCGGCAGTGCATGGAGGCGACGCCCGAGCTGACGCGTGCCTACGTGTGCCAGCTGTGTCGGCCGATTCTTGGCGAGCGAGTATCGCTGGTCGAGGATAGCGACGACGATAGTAGCGAGGATGAGACGGTAGCGTCTGGTTCGTCCAGTTCCGCGTCCCAGTTCGACAAAGTGCGCCCGGCTAAAGAGCTGTCGAGGCCGGGTTCGGGCGAGTCGGGCGTACACTGCTCAAGCTCGAGCGACGAAGCGCTGGTCGCCGTCTGCCGGCGAGCTCGCCGAAATGTGGCTACCATTGCGTCGGACGGCTCGGACAGTGAGCATTCCGATGCTAGCTCCGTGCAGTTAAGACGCTTCGTGCAGCAGAACACGGGAAAGCGTGTGCGGCGACTGCTGTCCGATGAATCGGACGAGGGAACTAGCAATCCCATGGGCGTGGAGGAGGATGGAAAGGATCCGTCGGAAGCCGGTCAACTATCAAAGTCTGGTACCAGCAAGCATTTAAAGACAGACACCAAACCGACCTCTGCGCTTGCGTTGAGCGTTGATCGTTCACCGGCTGGGCGGGTGTATGAAACGTCCGGCGTGTCCGCAGCTCCTCATCCTGACGTAGTTTCTATTGACTCGACAAGTGAAAGCAGCATAGGCATTAGAAAACCGAAACGAGCAAATGGCCGGCGGCGCAGTCTATCCACCTCCTCCGATGATACCCACGATACGCGTTCGGAAGATGGAAGTCACGTTTCGGAAGACCTTGATGATTTGCCTCTGAGCATTTTCCGGCAGAAAATGCGTGgcaacaaaacgaaaccattGCAAAAACTGTATAAGCCATCACGCAGGCGATCATCACTAGGACCGGAGCGCACCACAAAGCTATCGGTCGATACAGGCTGCAACAAACCGGAAGACGCTAAACACACCAACCACTCAAATGCATCATCCaataacgatgatgatggcaggAGAACGAGACAGCTGTCCAGAAGACTGTCGTTGAACGATGCCGGCAAGCAGCGGTCGACCAGCGAAAGCAGCAGTGAAATACTACCACGGAAACGGGCGATCGCGCGCCGACCGAGACTTGACTCTTCCTCCGAACAGTCGGAAAAGCAAGCAGCCGTCCCAGAcgaaaccaccagcagcaaggCACCGCGTAGCAAACGGCGCCGCCTTTCTcgcgagcagcagcggcacagGCCGCGTATCATCAGCCCACCAAGTACGCCACCGTCGCTTGCCTCGGAAACGACGTCGCAACAATCGGACACCGGCAGTACCACCGGTGGCGCCGACGCCAGCGAAGATCtgaaacacaccaccacccccaccTCGTCCTCCTCCCACCCCACTCCCGCTTCGGTCGGGAGTACACCgaaccggcagcagcaccagcagtcgATCCTAAAGTTTGTCAACTGTTCGGCGCGCAAAACAACCCCGGCGAGCAGGAGCGATGGGTCGACGGAGGAGACAATTTCACCGCCCCGAATGAAGCAGACCGGGGGAAGTGGGAGCAGTGACCCTGGCAAGGCGGAAAGCGGCAccaaaaaacagggtagcccAGCAGAAGGCGGTAAACGTGCAATAGCGGTCAAACGAACACGTAGCGCGACGGATCCACCAAAGCGAAGCAGAACGACCACGGAGGACACCGATGGCAAACAGCTGAACGACAGCAACGGCACACTGCAGGGGCCAACAACGAGTAAAGCGACCGccgcaaacaaagcaaagaag GACAAGGCACAGAACAATATACTGAACTATTTTAATCGCTGCTGA
- the LOC1273032 gene encoding ADP-ribosylation factor 2: protein MGLTISSVLTRLFGKKQMRILMVGLDAAGKTTILYKLKLGEIVTTIPTIGFNVETVEYKNICFTVWDVGGQDKIRPLWRHYFQNTQGLIFVVDSNDRERIVEAEKELHSMLQEDELRDAVLLVFANKQDLPNAMTAAELTDKLHLNQLRNRHWYIQATCATQGHGLYEGLDWLSTELAKK, encoded by the exons ATGGGCCTGACAATTTCCAGCGTGCTAACCCGATTATTCGGCAAAAAGCAGATGCGCATTCTCATGG TTGGACTCGATGCTGCCGGTAAGACGACGATTCTGTACAAGCTGAAGCTGGGCGAAATTGTCACCACCATTCCGACGATCGGGTTCAACGTTGAGACGGTCGAGTACAAGAACATCTGCTTCACCGTGTGGGACGTCGGTGGCCAGGACAAGATTCGCCCGCTCTGGCGCCACTATTTCCAAAACACGCAGGGGCTCATCTTTGTGGTCGACTCGAACGATCGCGAGCGTATCGTGGAGGCGGAAAAGGAGCTGCACAGCATGCTGCAGGAGGACGAACTGCGCGACGCAGTGTTGCTCGTGTTCGCCAACAAGCAGGATCTGCCCAACGCGATGACGGCCGCCGAGCTGACAGACAAATTGCACCTCAATCAGCTACGGAACAGACAC TGGTATATTCAAGCGACTTGCGCCACCCAAGGCCACGGACTGTACGAAGGATTAGATTGGCTGTCGACCGAGCTAGCCAAAAAGTGA
- the LOC11175871 gene encoding protein lin-52 homolog: protein MPNKYEIKEELDNSGLLELMERNGSPEMWESKGEFTPPSWMKGLTQDDINAMYQLGALSKNGLLAEIKKIFDQAYNIGLQEAKEITKGKNLEIFSNLTRRK from the exons ATGCCAAACAAGTACGAGATTAAGGAAG AGCTGGATAACAGTGGGCTGCTCGAGCTGATGGAGCGCAACGGTTCCCCGGAGATGTGGGAATCGAAGGGAG aattCACACCACCGTCGTGGATGAAGGGCCTTACGCAGGACGATATTAATGCGATGTATC agctAGGGGCCTTATCGAAGAACGGATTGCTGGcggaaataaagaaaatattcGACCAAGCGTACAACATTGGACTGCAGGAGGCGAAGGAGATCACGAAGGGCAAAAATTTGGAAATTTTCTCCAACCTGACGCGACGGAAGTGA
- the LOC1273034 gene encoding uncharacterized protein LOC1273034 isoform X1: MAKVCFLCKSSEDDELLFGKFYTKWRLSVHYYCLLLSSNLVQNGVNDTVGIFGFLEQDIRKENERTKKCRCYICKEMHANVSCCSKKCLRTFHTVCGIKNRCLSHYTDTFQSWCASHIPVERDAQPHTAEEPCSICYDEMGQYDRITSIRAPCCRNGWFHQRCVAQYAQSAGYFFKCPLCNNEDTFLPEIPRRGVFVPERDAAWELEPNAFQEQLVRPTACDSEDCKCEQGRSVDSHEWRLVICGSCGSTCRHRQCMEATPELTRAYVCQLCRPILGERVSLVEDSDDDSSEDETVASGSSSSASQFDKVRPAKELSRPGSGESGVHCSSSSDEALVAVCRRARRNVATIASDGSDSEHSDASSVQLRRFVQQNTGKRVRRLLSDESDEGTSNPMGVEEDGKDPSEAGQLSKSGTSKHLKTDTKPTSALALSVDRSPAGRVYETSGVSAAPHPDVVSIDSTSESSIGIRKPKRANGRRRSLSTSSDDTHDTRSEDGSHVSEDLDDLPLSIFRQKMRGNKTKPLQKLYKPSRRRSSLGPERTTKLSVDTGCNKPEDAKHTNHSNASSNNDDDGRRTRQLSRRLSLNDAGKQRSTSESSSEILPRKRAIARRPRLDSSSEQSEKQAAVPDETTSSKAPRSKRRRLSREQQRHRPRIISPPSTPPSLASETTSQQSDTGSTTGGADASEDLKHTTTPTSSSSHPTPASVGSTPNRQQHQQSILKFVNCSARKTTPASRSDGSTEETISPPRMKQTGGSGSSDPGKAESGTKKQGSPAEGGKRAIAVKRTRSATDPPKRSRTTTEDTDGKQLNDSNGTLQGPTTSKATAANKAKKVRVCACWLLTVSSLVSVFLLSFLGQGTEQYTELF; encoded by the exons ATGGCGAAGGTTTGTTTTCTGTGCAAAAGCAGCGAGGACGATGAGCTGCTGTTCGGCAAGTTCTACACCAAATGGAGACTGTCCGTGCATTATTATTGCTTG CTGCTGTCGTCTAATCTGGTGCAGAACGGTGTGAACGATACGGTCGGCATCTTTGGCTTTCTCGAGCAGGACATCCGGAAGGAGAACGAACGGACGAAGAAATGCCGCTGCTACATCTGCAAGGAGATGCACGCGAACGTGTCCTGCTGCTCGAAGAAATGCTTGCGCACGTTTCACACGGTCTGCGGCATCAAGAACCGCTGTCTGTCCCACTACACGGACACGTTCCAGTCGTGGTGCGCCTCCCATATACCGGTCGAGCGCGACGCCCAGCCGCACACGGCCGAGGAACCGTGCTCGATATGCTACGACGAGATGGGGCAGTACGATCGGATCACCTCCATCCGGGCGCCGTGCTGCCGGAACGGGTGGTTCCACCAGCGCTGCGTCGCACAGTACGCCCAATCGGCCGGGTACTTCTTCAAGTGTCCGCTGTGCAACAACGAGGACACATTCTTGCCCGAGATTCCACGGCGCGGTGTGTTTGTACCTGAGCGCGATGCGGCCTGGGAGCTGGAACCGAACGCGTTCCAGGAGCAGCTGGTGCGGCCGACTGCATGCGACTCGGAAGATTGTAAATGCGAGCAAGGGCGCAGCGTGGACAGCCACGAGTGGCGGCTGGTGATATGTGGGTCGTGCGGCTCCACCTGCCGCCACCGGCAGTGCATGGAGGCGACGCCCGAGCTGACGCGTGCCTACGTGTGCCAGCTGTGTCGGCCGATTCTTGGCGAGCGAGTATCGCTGGTCGAGGATAGCGACGACGATAGTAGCGAGGATGAGACGGTAGCGTCTGGTTCGTCCAGTTCCGCGTCCCAGTTCGACAAAGTGCGCCCGGCTAAAGAGCTGTCGAGGCCGGGTTCGGGCGAGTCGGGCGTACACTGCTCAAGCTCGAGCGACGAAGCGCTGGTCGCCGTCTGCCGGCGAGCTCGCCGAAATGTGGCTACCATTGCGTCGGACGGCTCGGACAGTGAGCATTCCGATGCTAGCTCCGTGCAGTTAAGACGCTTCGTGCAGCAGAACACGGGAAAGCGTGTGCGGCGACTGCTGTCCGATGAATCGGACGAGGGAACTAGCAATCCCATGGGCGTGGAGGAGGATGGAAAGGATCCGTCGGAAGCCGGTCAACTATCAAAGTCTGGTACCAGCAAGCATTTAAAGACAGACACCAAACCGACCTCTGCGCTTGCGTTGAGCGTTGATCGTTCACCGGCTGGGCGGGTGTATGAAACGTCCGGCGTGTCCGCAGCTCCTCATCCTGACGTAGTTTCTATTGACTCGACAAGTGAAAGCAGCATAGGCATTAGAAAACCGAAACGAGCAAATGGCCGGCGGCGCAGTCTATCCACCTCCTCCGATGATACCCACGATACGCGTTCGGAAGATGGAAGTCACGTTTCGGAAGACCTTGATGATTTGCCTCTGAGCATTTTCCGGCAGAAAATGCGTGgcaacaaaacgaaaccattGCAAAAACTGTATAAGCCATCACGCAGGCGATCATCACTAGGACCGGAGCGCACCACAAAGCTATCGGTCGATACAGGCTGCAACAAACCGGAAGACGCTAAACACACCAACCACTCAAATGCATCATCCaataacgatgatgatggcaggAGAACGAGACAGCTGTCCAGAAGACTGTCGTTGAACGATGCCGGCAAGCAGCGGTCGACCAGCGAAAGCAGCAGTGAAATACTACCACGGAAACGGGCGATCGCGCGCCGACCGAGACTTGACTCTTCCTCCGAACAGTCGGAAAAGCAAGCAGCCGTCCCAGAcgaaaccaccagcagcaaggCACCGCGTAGCAAACGGCGCCGCCTTTCTcgcgagcagcagcggcacagGCCGCGTATCATCAGCCCACCAAGTACGCCACCGTCGCTTGCCTCGGAAACGACGTCGCAACAATCGGACACCGGCAGTACCACCGGTGGCGCCGACGCCAGCGAAGATCtgaaacacaccaccacccccaccTCGTCCTCCTCCCACCCCACTCCCGCTTCGGTCGGGAGTACACCgaaccggcagcagcaccagcagtcgATCCTAAAGTTTGTCAACTGTTCGGCGCGCAAAACAACCCCGGCGAGCAGGAGCGATGGGTCGACGGAGGAGACAATTTCACCGCCCCGAATGAAGCAGACCGGGGGAAGTGGGAGCAGTGACCCTGGCAAGGCGGAAAGCGGCAccaaaaaacagggtagcccAGCAGAAGGCGGTAAACGTGCAATAGCGGTCAAACGAACACGTAGCGCGACGGATCCACCAAAGCGAAGCAGAACGACCACGGAGGACACCGATGGCAAACAGCTGAACGACAGCAACGGCACACTGCAGGGGCCAACAACGAGTAAAGCGACCGccgcaaacaaagcaaagaaggtaagggtgtgtgcgtgttggcTGTTGACGGTTAGTTCGTTAGTTAGCGTATTTCTTCTCTCGTTTTTAGGACAAGGCACAGAACAATATACTGAACTATTTTAA
- the LOC1273031 gene encoding ceramide kinase, translated as MDKEHEVLLNAFVIAKKRYRVFYNAGILVWEDESSKKAKTTVPITDVLSVSVSKLPHANGKQWMKRSKAAAAAPPPPHPPAAAIVRNEAHGSLDSDRIPVLSGSTTTNTLATTSSNIPHNHSNRGSLNDLSDDDRREASDYLDAGTIQAADFKYLILHYAALVCQKTNRWRVRAVALHNSEPRLVELWYNRLSSDLRDQNRPKHLLLFLNPYGGKKNALALYERYAKPLFRLAGVDINLIITQRAQQIYDIVTSKSILLDNYDGLVCCGGDGTFAELFNGLVTRTMMDCGIDIKYPAYLPKPNIPIGVIPAGSTDTVACCLNGTTDIKTCIIHIILGQHSGLDISAVYSADAAAKCDEGASPAGTGRPRPQLLKLFASALSYGYLGDIAYDSEKYRWMGPKRYDYSGFKKFLANRGYNAEIVVHLDRRGKQDPNDGVRCLDKCARCRKAKYGRDCGGERASYEDDDTEPLVVRGKFLMVSGANISCSCERSPQGFSPYCHLGDGLLDLVLVRHTSMFNNLRLLLTMTSKTKKLSELPFVEIYRTKEFRFTANGQSETNGGEIAPAISSEMMCRSKWNCDGEVLLDTNIIVESNCQLIQVFRRGILPAGTAGNGGIDQRAAATNPADDKESCCFGLCN; from the exons ATGGACAAAGAGCACGAAGTTTTGCTCAACGCGTTTGTGATAGCCAAGAAGCGGTATCGTGTGTTCTACAATGCGGGGATTCTGGTGTGGGAAGATGAATCCTCCAAGAAAG CTAAAACCACCGTACCGATAACGGATGTGCTGTCGGTGTCGGTCTCGAAACTGCCCCACGCCAACGGCAAACAATGGATGAAACGGAgcaaggcagcagcagcagcaccgccgccaccacacccgccggcagcagcaatcgTGCGAAACGAGGCCCACGGCAGTCTGGACAGCGATCGTATTCCAGTGCTGTCGGGCTCAACCACAACCAACACGCTCGCGACGACCAGCAGCAACATTCCCCACAATCACAGCAACCGAG GCAGTCTAAACGATTTATCCGATGATGATCGCCGAGAAGCCAGCGACTACTTGGATGCGGGCACGATTCAGGCGGCTGATTTTAAATACTTGATCCTTCATTACGCTGCCCTGGTCTGCCAGAAAACGAACCGTTGGCGTGTGCGAGCCGTTGCCCTGCACAACAGCGAGCCCCGTCTCGTGGAGCTCTGGTACAACCGGCTGTCGTCCGACTTAAGAG ATCAAAATCGACCCAAACATTTGCTGCTCTTTCTCAACCCGTACGGTGGCAAGAAGAACGCGCTGGCGCTGTACGAACGGTACGCGAAGCCACTGTTCCGGTTGGCCGGGGTCGACATTAATCTAATTATAACGCAGCGCGCCCAGCAAATCTATGACATCGTCACCTCCAAGAGCATCCTGCTGGACAATTACGACGGGCTGGTGTGCTGCGGTGGCGACGGCACGTTTGCCGAGCTGTTCAATGGTTTGGTGACGCGCACGATGATGGACTGCG GAATTGACATTAAGTATCCAGCCTACCTACCGAAACCAAACATTCCGATCGGCGTCATTCCTGCCGGCAGTACCGATACGGTGGCCTGCTGTCTGAACGGTACCACCGACATTAAGACTTGCATTATACACATCATACTGGGACAGCACAGCGGACTGGACATATCGGCCGTGTACAGTGCGGACGCAGCTGCCAAGTGCGACGAAGGAGCGTCACCGGCCGGTACGGGCAGGCCGCGACCCCAGCTGCTAAAGCTGTTCGCAAGCGCCCTCTCGTACGGCTACCTGGGCGACATTGCTTACGACAGTGAAAAGTATCGCTGGATGGGACCGAAGCGTTACGATTACTCGG gcTTTAAGAAATTTCTCGCCAATCGAGGTTACAATGCAGAAATTGTAGTGCATCTCGATCGGCGCGGCAAGCAAGACCCAAACGATGGTGTCCGCTGTCTCGACAAGTGTGCCCGCTGCAGGAAGGCCAAGTACGGGCGCGACTGCGGCGGGGAGCGTGCCAGCTACGAGGACGACGACACGGAACCGTTGGTCGTGCGGGGCAAGTTTTTGATGGTGAGCGGTGCCAACATATCCTGCTCGTGCGAGCGCAGTCCGCAGGGCTTTTCGCCCTACTGCCATCTCGGGGATGGTTTGCTGGATTTGGTGCTGGTGCGCCACACGTCCATGTTTAACAACCTACGGCTGCTGCTAACAATGACATCGAAAACGAAGAAACTT AGTGAACTACCATTTGTGGAAATCTATCGTACGAAGGAGTTCCGGTTCACTGCGAATGGGCAGAGCGAAACGAACGGGGGCGAAATTGCACCGGCAATATCGTCCGAAATGATGTGCCGTTCTAAGTGGAATTGTGATGGAGAGGTGCTGCTCGATACGAACATTATCGTTGA GTCCAATTGTCAGTTAATACAAGTGTTTAGGAGAGGAATACTACCTGCCGGCACGGCCGGCAATGGTGGAATCGACCAGCGGGCAGCAGCGACCAATCCAGCAGACGATAAGGAATCGTGCTGTTTCGGTCTGTGTAACTAG